The Prevotella fusca JCM 17724 genome includes a window with the following:
- the crcB gene encoding fluoride efflux transporter CrcB, translated as MFKDIILVGIGSFAGGSLRMVISKYVQLAVADSFPLGTMVVNVLGCFLIGVFSSLPSDNGGLNPAVRLLLTTGFCGGFTTFSTFMNEHVTLVKAGDDFTVSALYVIASLALGFIAVLAGRQLVMSLR; from the coding sequence ATGTTTAAGGATATTATCTTAGTAGGTATTGGTAGCTTTGCGGGTGGAAGTCTGCGGATGGTTATTTCAAAGTATGTTCAGTTGGCAGTAGCAGATTCTTTTCCATTGGGCACTATGGTGGTGAACGTACTTGGCTGTTTCCTGATAGGTGTCTTCTCCTCGTTACCCAGCGATAATGGGGGATTAAACCCTGCTGTCAGGCTCCTGCTTACTACAGGCTTCTGTGGTGGCTTTACAACTTTCTCAACCTTTATGAATGAGCATGTAACGTTGGTGAAAGCTGGTGATGACTTTACTGTTTCAGCACTTTATGTCATAGCTTCCCTTGCCTTGGGCTTCATTGCAGTATTGGCTGGTCGCCAGCTTGTAATGTCCTTACGATAA
- a CDS encoding asparaginase, protein MNRTNKVLLIYTGGTIGMGHNQRTGALEPLDFSHLVENVPEFKLIPTKVDTYQFDPPIDSSDMSPLRWKQLVKVISDRYNDYDGFVVLHGTDTMSYTASVLSFMFENLTKPIILTGSQLPIGQLRTDGKENLMTSLELASAHHKDGTPMVPEVCIYFSGHLLRGNRSTKQNADEFNAFDSFNYPHLCEAGVNFTFDEHHILKPDFTKPMVPHFELDNNVIIFSLFPGIEEHLIHHMFDAPELRSIVMRSYGSGNAPQQTWLMDILHKVSERDVVVVNISQCISGQVEMNRYDTGYQLKDAGVISGYDSTVEAAVTKLMYLQAQYDDTETIRKYMNQSIAGEITIYS, encoded by the coding sequence ATGAACAGAACCAACAAAGTTTTGCTTATTTACACTGGCGGCACCATTGGCATGGGGCATAATCAACGTACAGGCGCATTGGAGCCATTAGACTTCAGTCATCTTGTTGAAAACGTTCCTGAGTTCAAACTAATCCCGACGAAAGTTGACACCTATCAGTTCGACCCTCCCATCGACTCTTCGGACATGTCACCTCTGCGATGGAAGCAGTTAGTGAAAGTCATATCAGACCGTTATAACGACTATGACGGCTTTGTGGTACTGCACGGTACGGACACGATGTCCTATACTGCATCCGTATTGTCATTCATGTTTGAGAACCTTACAAAGCCAATCATCCTCACTGGCTCTCAACTCCCTATCGGTCAGCTTCGTACTGACGGAAAGGAGAACCTGATGACGAGTCTCGAACTGGCTTCTGCACATCACAAAGATGGCACGCCAATGGTACCGGAGGTGTGTATCTACTTCAGTGGTCACCTGCTGCGAGGTAACCGTTCGACGAAGCAGAACGCTGACGAATTCAATGCTTTTGACTCCTTTAATTATCCCCACCTCTGTGAGGCTGGTGTCAACTTCACCTTTGACGAGCATCATATCCTGAAGCCCGACTTCACGAAACCGATGGTTCCTCACTTTGAACTGGACAATAATGTTATCATATTCTCTCTCTTCCCAGGTATAGAAGAGCACTTGATTCATCACATGTTTGACGCACCAGAGTTGCGAAGTATCGTAATGCGTTCTTATGGAAGTGGAAATGCTCCGCAACAAACTTGGCTTATGGACATACTGCACAAGGTGTCAGAGCGGGATGTGGTAGTAGTGAATATCAGCCAGTGTATCAGCGGACAGGTTGAGATGAACCGTTATGATACTGGGTATCAACTCAAGGATGCTGGCGTTATCAGTGGATATGACAGTACTGTTGAAGCTGCCGTAACAAAGTTGATGTATCTGCAGGCACAATATGATGACACAGAAACTATCCGAAAATACATGAATCAGTCAATTGCGGGTGAAATCACGATTTATAGTTGA
- a CDS encoding nucleoside phosphorylase: MEKKYFAPSELIVNEDGSIFHLHLKPENLADKVILVGDPGRVALVASHFEDIECEVSNREFRAITGTFQGKRITALSTGIGCDNIDIVVNELDALANIDFKTRTEHDKLRQLTLVRIGTCGGLQPYTPVGTYIASVKSIGFDGLLNFYAGRNQACDLDFEEQFKKQVEWDSQLGNPYVACADKELLDRIAADDMVRGVTIACGGFFGPQGRELRLPLQDPKLNEKIENFSYNGMQVTNFEMESSALAGLATLMGHKAVTVCMVIANRLAKEANASYKNTIDGLIEKVLERV, translated from the coding sequence ATGGAGAAGAAATATTTTGCCCCCTCGGAATTGATTGTCAATGAAGACGGAAGTATCTTTCACTTGCACCTGAAGCCAGAGAACCTTGCTGACAAGGTGATACTTGTTGGTGATCCTGGTCGTGTAGCACTCGTTGCTTCTCACTTTGAGGACATTGAATGTGAGGTGTCAAATCGTGAGTTCCGTGCTATAACAGGAACTTTCCAAGGAAAACGAATTACGGCATTGAGTACAGGTATTGGATGCGACAATATAGATATTGTTGTAAACGAATTGGATGCACTGGCAAACATTGATTTCAAGACACGTACTGAGCACGATAAGTTGCGCCAGTTGACACTCGTGCGCATCGGTACTTGTGGAGGATTGCAGCCTTACACGCCAGTTGGTACTTATATTGCATCAGTTAAAAGCATCGGTTTTGATGGCTTGCTGAACTTCTATGCCGGTCGCAATCAGGCTTGTGACCTTGATTTTGAGGAGCAGTTCAAGAAGCAGGTGGAATGGGATTCACAGTTGGGTAATCCTTACGTAGCCTGTGCTGACAAGGAACTGCTTGACCGCATAGCTGCTGATGACATGGTACGCGGAGTGACCATTGCCTGTGGAGGTTTCTTCGGACCACAGGGGCGTGAGCTTCGTTTGCCTTTGCAGGATCCTAAGTTGAATGAAAAGATAGAGAACTTCTCCTATAATGGCATGCAAGTGACAAACTTTGAGATGGAATCCTCTGCCCTTGCTGGTCTTGCAACGCTTATGGGTCACAAGGCAGTAACTGTCTGTATGGTTATTGCTAACCGCCTTGCAAAGGAAGCCAATGCAAGCTACAAGAATACTATCGACGGCTTGATAGAGAAGGTGCTGGAAAGAGTATAA
- the mnmE gene encoding tRNA uridine-5-carboxymethylaminomethyl(34) synthesis GTPase MnmE, with amino-acid sequence MHTSRSVLSGGEAICSLATQSGGAIGVVRVSGKQAIEITDRVFRSAGKKELCNAEGNTLHYGEILDRKGKTIDDVLVSVFRAPHSYTGENSTEISCHGSAYILEQVVKALIDAGCRQAQPGEYTQRAYLNGKMDLSQAEAVADLIAASNRASHQVALSQLKGHFSSELSLLRDQLLKMTSLLELELDFSDHEELEFADRAELKALAEKIHERITVLTESFKAGKALKKGVPVAIVGKTNVGKSTLLNCLLHEEKAIVSNIHGTTRDVIEDTTEINRITFRFIDTAGIRHTDDHVEQLGIKRAYQKLDEAAIVLWVVDQEPTAEECADMLRLTAGKHLITIFNKIDCATSKPKSAVHDLRTINISAKLKQNIAELEAAIYEAADIPEINENSVIITSARHYEALTHADESILRVIEGLNFNLSGDLVSEDLRICLDQLADITGGQITPHEVLGNIFKHFCIGK; translated from the coding sequence ATGCACACGTCCCGGTCTGTTCTTTCGGGAGGTGAAGCTATCTGTTCTCTTGCAACGCAGTCTGGTGGTGCCATCGGGGTTGTGAGAGTTAGCGGTAAGCAGGCTATAGAGATAACAGATAGAGTATTCAGAAGTGCCGGTAAGAAGGAACTTTGCAACGCTGAAGGGAACACTCTTCACTATGGTGAAATCCTCGATAGGAAGGGGAAGACCATTGATGATGTTCTTGTCAGTGTCTTCCGTGCCCCTCACAGCTATACTGGTGAGAACAGTACGGAAATATCTTGCCATGGTTCAGCTTATATCCTTGAACAGGTCGTAAAGGCTCTCATTGATGCCGGTTGCCGGCAGGCACAGCCGGGTGAATATACACAACGGGCTTATCTGAATGGGAAAATGGATCTCAGTCAAGCGGAAGCTGTTGCTGATCTCATTGCAGCTTCCAACCGTGCTTCACACCAAGTGGCACTCAGTCAGCTCAAAGGTCATTTCAGTTCAGAACTATCACTCCTGCGTGACCAACTTTTGAAGATGACGTCCCTATTGGAACTGGAACTGGATTTCTCTGATCATGAAGAACTTGAGTTCGCTGACCGTGCTGAATTGAAGGCTTTGGCAGAGAAGATTCATGAGAGAATTACAGTCCTTACCGAGTCCTTTAAAGCAGGTAAGGCGTTGAAGAAAGGTGTGCCTGTTGCTATAGTTGGTAAGACAAATGTGGGTAAATCAACCCTCCTCAACTGTCTTCTGCATGAGGAGAAGGCCATCGTGTCGAATATTCATGGTACGACCCGTGATGTCATTGAAGACACAACAGAAATCAATAGAATTACTTTCCGTTTCATAGATACAGCTGGTATCCGCCATACTGATGACCATGTGGAGCAGTTAGGTATCAAGCGTGCTTATCAGAAGTTGGATGAAGCTGCCATTGTACTGTGGGTTGTTGATCAAGAACCTACGGCGGAGGAGTGTGCTGATATGTTGCGACTGACAGCTGGAAAGCATCTGATTACCATTTTCAACAAGATAGATTGTGCAACGTCAAAGCCAAAGTCTGCCGTACATGACTTGCGAACTATCAATATTTCTGCAAAGTTGAAGCAGAATATCGCTGAGCTGGAAGCTGCCATCTATGAAGCTGCTGACATTCCCGAGATTAACGAGAATAGTGTAATTATTACTTCTGCCCGTCATTATGAAGCCCTTACCCATGCAGATGAGTCCATTCTTCGTGTCATTGAAGGTCTCAACTTTAACCTTAGTGGTGACCTTGTCAGTGAAGACCTACGCATCTGCCTTGACCAACTTGCCGATATTACAGGCGGACAGATAACCCCTCATGAAGTACTTGGAAACATTTTCAAGCACTTCTGCATCGGAAAGTAG